The following coding sequences lie in one Polynucleobacter asymbioticus genomic window:
- a CDS encoding peroxiredoxin translates to MTNLNQLPTDLPIPQDDGAAKHLVGMRLPAISLNTTTGKQLNPGEIQGRLVIYCYPMTGQPNVALPDGWDQIPGARGCTPQSCSFRDHYQELRSLGAEVVGLSVQSTEYQQEMADRLHLPFAVLSDVDYQFQQALQLPTFVAAGMTLLKRITLVANDGVIEAVHYPIFPSDSDPAWVIDYLTNNPA, encoded by the coding sequence ATGACAAATCTCAATCAATTGCCTACTGATCTCCCTATTCCTCAGGATGATGGGGCAGCCAAGCACCTAGTGGGCATGCGTTTGCCCGCCATTTCTTTAAATACAACCACCGGCAAGCAATTGAACCCCGGTGAGATTCAGGGCCGCTTGGTGATTTACTGCTACCCAATGACGGGGCAGCCAAATGTAGCCTTACCTGATGGGTGGGATCAGATACCAGGAGCAAGAGGATGTACGCCACAAAGTTGCTCATTCAGAGATCACTACCAGGAGCTTCGCTCTTTGGGTGCAGAGGTTGTTGGCTTGAGTGTGCAATCTACCGAATATCAGCAAGAGATGGCAGATCGCCTACATTTACCATTTGCTGTGCTCAGTGATGTGGATTATCAATTTCAGCAAGCTCTGCAATTGCCTACTTTTGTTGCGGCCGGAATGACTCTGCTAAAGCGGATCACCTTGGTGGCGAATGACGGTGTGATTGAAGCTGTGCACTACCCAATTTTTCCAAGTGACAGTGATCCAGCCTGGGTTATCGATTATTTAACCAATAATCCCGCCTGA
- a CDS encoding DinB family protein has product MSAVRNVRMLTRYNKWANDLLLAAISKLPYEEFSKKRAAAFGGMAFALAHIAIVDQIWRAHLLGNDHGFTSRTTESPDSLELLSDKLGEMGDWYVQYADTMSESLLSEKVCFSFVDGGVGEMTRGDILIHICNHKAFHRGHIGDMFYQSGFRPPPIDLPVYIRDAFNEAELG; this is encoded by the coding sequence ATGTCTGCTGTTCGAAATGTCCGAATGCTTACGCGCTACAACAAGTGGGCAAATGATTTGCTCTTAGCGGCTATTTCTAAGCTGCCATATGAGGAGTTCAGCAAAAAACGTGCTGCTGCATTTGGTGGAATGGCATTCGCTTTGGCTCATATAGCGATTGTTGATCAAATATGGAGAGCCCATTTGCTTGGCAATGATCACGGCTTTACATCCCGTACGACTGAGTCCCCAGATTCTTTAGAGCTGCTTTCAGACAAGTTAGGCGAAATGGGCGACTGGTATGTTCAATACGCCGATACGATGAGTGAGTCCTTGTTGAGCGAAAAAGTATGCTTTTCATTTGTCGATGGTGGTGTCGGTGAAATGACTAGAGGCGACATATTGATTCATATCTGTAATCACAAAGCGTTTCATCGGGGCCACATTGGGGATATGTTTTACCAATCCGGTTTTAGGCCGCCACCAATAGATCTACCCGTATATATACGCGATGCTTTTAATGAGGCAGAGCTAGGCTAG
- a CDS encoding MOSC domain-containing protein, with the protein MKALPQIHSIYIASRAGESMVQLTQAEIVAGEGIVGDRYALGIGAFSKSKPKIRHVSLIALSAIENANNELLAKQQVVFDHGDTRRNIVISGISEDMLNGLVGKTFSLGGLAFKGTELCEPCQRPANLLKRPDFMNVFEGRGGLRAQALESGYLAPGNTLLLSVAEEN; encoded by the coding sequence ATGAAAGCATTACCGCAAATTCACTCTATCTATATTGCCTCTCGCGCGGGCGAATCGATGGTGCAACTTACTCAGGCTGAGATTGTTGCCGGCGAAGGAATTGTGGGTGATCGCTATGCCTTGGGTATCGGCGCATTCTCAAAATCGAAACCCAAGATCCGTCATGTCTCCCTCATTGCGCTATCTGCTATCGAGAACGCTAATAACGAACTGCTTGCAAAGCAACAAGTAGTTTTTGATCATGGCGATACTCGCAGAAATATCGTGATCAGTGGCATTTCGGAGGATATGCTCAATGGGCTAGTGGGCAAGACCTTCTCTTTGGGTGGTCTTGCTTTTAAAGGCACTGAATTATGTGAGCCTTGTCAGCGACCTGCTAACTTGCTAAAAAGACCAGATTTTATGAATGTATTTGAAGGTCGGGGCGGCCTCAGAGCACAAGCCCTCGAATCCGGATACCTCGCCCCAGGAAACACTCTGCTTCTCTCGGTCGCCGAAGAAAATTAA
- a CDS encoding histidine phosphatase family protein — MSTTTLCLIRHGETAWNAERRLQGHTDTPLNTKGAVQARQMAQALKNIKLSFDVLYTSDLKRAADTANAVVELFGVEPQIDSALRERHFGALQGLSISEAPLLQPEIWQAHITRDLEHDLGGGESIQQFASRVQNALDKIQERHVGKTILLVSHGGTLDMMYRIASKQDLRAERVASVPNASLNWITHSKASGWEVKQWGDTRHLEGPALENVDL; from the coding sequence ATGTCCACAACAACACTCTGCTTGATTCGCCATGGCGAAACTGCCTGGAATGCCGAAAGACGCCTGCAAGGGCATACCGACACCCCCTTAAATACCAAGGGTGCAGTTCAAGCCCGACAAATGGCTCAGGCTCTTAAAAATATCAAGCTCTCGTTTGACGTCTTGTACACGAGTGATCTGAAGAGAGCAGCTGACACTGCAAACGCTGTCGTTGAATTATTTGGGGTTGAGCCACAGATCGATAGCGCTTTAAGGGAGCGGCATTTTGGGGCGCTTCAAGGCCTCTCCATTAGTGAGGCGCCATTACTTCAGCCCGAGATTTGGCAAGCCCACATTACTCGTGACTTGGAGCATGATCTTGGTGGCGGGGAAAGCATTCAGCAATTTGCATCGCGCGTTCAAAATGCTCTAGACAAAATTCAAGAGCGTCATGTTGGTAAAACTATTTTGCTAGTTAGCCATGGTGGCACACTTGACATGATGTATCGCATTGCAAGTAAGCAAGACTTGCGCGCCGAAAGAGTGGCTTCCGTGCCCAATGCTTCATTAAATTGGATTACTCATAGCAAGGCTAGTGGTTGGGAAGTAAAGCAATGGGGAGACACTCGCCACCTTGAGGGTCCCGCCCTAGAGAATGTTGACCTCTAA
- the pagP gene encoding lipid IV(A) palmitoyltransferase PagP yields the protein MRRKFIVFLLLCMPLAAPHAESVSDWFQTTTTHLESVWDKGRNELYIPLYTYHMPYAYSQDKINQYTEYPMGIGFGRGLINESGNWEGIYGMTFKDSHGIYQYMVGYGWIPMWNIGNSADWKYGVGATAFIMSRQDIMNYVPFPGVLPIASISYKDLSIQTAYVPGGQNVGNVLFTWAKYNLP from the coding sequence ATGCGTCGTAAATTCATCGTCTTTTTACTCTTATGCATGCCATTGGCTGCGCCCCACGCTGAAAGCGTCTCGGACTGGTTTCAAACCACAACAACTCATCTGGAGTCTGTTTGGGATAAAGGCAGAAATGAGCTTTATATCCCTCTCTACACCTATCACATGCCCTATGCGTACTCTCAAGACAAGATCAATCAATACACCGAATACCCCATGGGAATTGGTTTTGGTAGAGGCTTAATCAATGAGAGCGGCAATTGGGAGGGCATTTATGGAATGACCTTCAAGGACTCTCATGGAATTTACCAGTACATGGTGGGTTATGGATGGATACCGATGTGGAACATTGGCAATAGCGCGGACTGGAAATATGGCGTTGGAGCAACTGCTTTCATCATGTCGCGGCAAGACATCATGAACTACGTCCCCTTCCCTGGGGTACTCCCAATTGCTTCAATCAGCTATAAAGATCTCAGCATTCAAACTGCCTACGTGCCCGGCGGACAAAACGTTGGAAATGTCCTGTTCACCTGGGCCAAATACAATTTGCCTTAA
- a CDS encoding superoxide dismutase family protein, with amino-acid sequence MMNKKMILSVSSLALLSLAGCQSMEHGTGQKASATLDSRSGSNAKGTVNFVWQGHDVLVTGNFSGLKPNAEQGFHVHEKGDCSAADATSAGGHFNPDTKSHGMPGSGSNHAGDMPNIKSDANGNAVYSAKLSGFTVNTGPAGILGRSVVVHRDPDDYKSQPAGNSGPRIACGLIK; translated from the coding sequence ATGATGAATAAGAAAATGATCTTATCGGTGAGCAGTTTGGCACTTTTATCATTGGCTGGATGTCAGTCTATGGAGCACGGCACTGGTCAAAAAGCATCGGCCACCCTAGATTCGCGTTCAGGCTCCAATGCTAAAGGAACGGTAAATTTTGTATGGCAAGGGCATGATGTATTGGTCACTGGGAATTTTTCCGGTTTGAAGCCAAATGCTGAGCAGGGGTTTCATGTTCACGAAAAAGGGGATTGCTCCGCAGCTGATGCGACTAGCGCAGGCGGTCATTTCAACCCCGATACAAAATCACACGGCATGCCAGGAAGCGGGTCGAATCATGCTGGCGATATGCCAAACATCAAATCAGACGCGAATGGTAACGCGGTTTATTCGGCAAAGCTAAGTGGATTTACTGTCAATACTGGGCCAGCTGGAATATTGGGAAGATCCGTCGTAGTTCATCGCGATCCTGATGACTATAAATCTCAGCCAGCTGGAAATTCTGGCCCAAGAATTGCGTGTGGCTTGATCAAGTGA
- a CDS encoding transporter substrate-binding domain-containing protein → MRLTRLLSNIFIALILVSGCSKEEQANVIQVAVSPAIPPMLFEKDGKYTGIDLEIFEGYCKSRACTFKTTAYDWLGMLGAVTSGQADVAFSGISITDKRKEVMDFSNPYFTSTWQLIGLKNRHIKITDLSQLKKYTIAYPTGSVFDDYVKTVLQPKGYYSVEQVKLYPSPTEALLALQNGTVDLVFVDNVMLVNYQKSLNLPVSSSYQVVGFDNLGFAFKKGSKLRDDFNLYLAELGPEKLKEIINRWTQ, encoded by the coding sequence ATGAGACTTACCCGTCTACTTTCCAACATATTTATTGCGTTAATCTTAGTTAGCGGATGCTCCAAAGAAGAGCAGGCTAATGTCATTCAGGTTGCCGTGTCCCCTGCTATTCCTCCAATGCTGTTTGAAAAAGACGGTAAATACACGGGCATAGATTTGGAGATATTTGAGGGCTACTGTAAGTCGCGTGCTTGTACATTTAAAACAACCGCCTACGATTGGCTGGGGATGTTAGGTGCCGTCACCAGCGGGCAGGCTGATGTTGCTTTCTCGGGAATCTCCATTACCGACAAGCGGAAAGAAGTGATGGATTTTTCTAATCCGTATTTCACAAGTACATGGCAGTTAATTGGATTAAAGAACCGCCATATCAAAATTACGGATCTATCTCAGCTAAAGAAATACACCATTGCCTATCCGACGGGTAGTGTGTTCGACGATTATGTGAAGACTGTATTGCAACCAAAAGGCTATTACTCAGTGGAGCAAGTAAAGCTATATCCATCGCCCACGGAAGCTTTGCTTGCCTTGCAAAATGGTACTGTGGACTTAGTATTTGTGGATAACGTGATGTTAGTCAACTATCAAAAATCCTTAAATCTTCCAGTAAGCAGTAGCTACCAAGTGGTTGGATTTGATAATCTGGGATTTGCCTTCAAAAAAGGCTCTAAATTGCGCGATGACTTTAATCTCTATCTTGCTGAGTTGGGCCCAGAAAAGCTAAAAGAGATTATTAATCGCTGGACGCAATAA
- a CDS encoding haloacid dehalogenase type II, which translates to MYKLIAFDAYGTLFDVYSMGQLAEELFPGHGQAFALMWRDRQIEYTRLVTMSDPNPNGSKHYLPFWELTIRSLRYVCKRMGLNLTPEYEKRLMDQYAKLTGFDDSLSVLKAIKEKGISTAILSNGSREMLATVVESNGLNPYLDKVVTIEDIRLFKTAPQAYELLLKAFPVKKDEILFVSSNAWDALAAKWFGFDVFWVNRLNHPFEEIGEIPNYEGDSLSQVLKVI; encoded by the coding sequence GTGTACAAGCTTATAGCCTTTGATGCCTATGGCACTTTATTTGATGTGTATTCCATGGGGCAGTTGGCAGAAGAATTATTTCCAGGTCATGGACAGGCTTTTGCTTTGATGTGGCGTGATCGCCAAATCGAATATACCCGCTTAGTAACCATGAGCGACCCCAATCCCAATGGCAGTAAGCACTATCTTCCTTTTTGGGAATTAACGATTCGCTCATTGAGATATGTCTGTAAGCGCATGGGATTAAACCTCACTCCTGAATATGAGAAGCGACTGATGGATCAGTATGCCAAGCTCACCGGGTTTGACGATAGTCTGAGTGTGCTCAAGGCAATTAAAGAGAAGGGCATTTCAACGGCTATATTGTCGAACGGCAGTAGAGAAATGTTGGCTACAGTGGTGGAGAGTAACGGCTTAAATCCCTATCTCGATAAAGTGGTAACCATTGAAGATATTCGCCTATTTAAAACTGCCCCACAAGCCTATGAACTTCTACTGAAGGCTTTTCCGGTCAAGAAAGACGAGATACTATTTGTATCCAGTAATGCTTGGGATGCTCTAGCGGCAAAGTGGTTCGGCTTTGATGTATTTTGGGTTAATCGCTTGAACCATCCTTTTGAAGAGATTGGTGAAATCCCAAACTATGAGGGCGACTCTCTCAGCCAGGTTTTGAAAGTGATATGA
- a CDS encoding MAPEG family protein, producing the protein MLLITSVIAAALTIIFVKLSFAVIGLRRKNQIGLGSGGHDDLERAIRAQGNFAEYVPFGIILIACLELNGAPWWLVTLPGITLIIGRLVHAKGINVPPPDFSKRVLGMKLTFGTLISLAVLNLGWVIYKLFTV; encoded by the coding sequence ATGCTGTTGATTACCTCTGTCATTGCCGCTGCCTTAACCATCATCTTTGTAAAACTTTCATTTGCCGTTATTGGCCTTAGAAGAAAAAATCAGATTGGATTAGGAAGCGGTGGCCATGATGACCTTGAGAGGGCCATTCGAGCTCAAGGCAACTTTGCTGAATATGTTCCATTTGGAATTATCTTAATTGCCTGTCTTGAACTAAATGGAGCGCCTTGGTGGTTAGTTACCCTCCCGGGAATCACTCTCATTATTGGCCGATTGGTTCATGCTAAAGGCATCAATGTGCCCCCGCCAGATTTTAGTAAGCGTGTATTGGGCATGAAATTGACCTTTGGAACACTTATCTCATTAGCAGTGCTCAACTTGGGTTGGGTTATATATAAGCTATTTACTGTTTAG
- a CDS encoding GNAT family N-acetyltransferase, giving the protein MKFSDAVTLQGKHASLVPLTMAHHDGLCEAVRDGELWKLWYTSVPSPEAMSKEIERRLNLQKLGSMNPFCILDAKGEPIGMTTYMNIDQENRRLEIGSTWYRQSVQRTAINTECKLMLLRYAFVDLACIAVEFRTHFFNHQSRKGIERLGAKLDGVLRSHQINRHPDAKDSLRDTCVYSILAGEFPAVDAHLSFQLHSSNL; this is encoded by the coding sequence ATGAAATTCTCCGATGCAGTTACCTTACAAGGCAAGCATGCCTCATTAGTGCCATTAACTATGGCGCATCATGACGGCTTGTGTGAGGCCGTTAGGGATGGTGAACTTTGGAAGCTTTGGTATACAAGCGTACCTTCGCCTGAGGCAATGTCAAAGGAAATTGAAAGGCGTTTGAATCTGCAGAAGCTAGGTTCCATGAATCCATTTTGTATTTTGGATGCCAAAGGTGAACCCATTGGCATGACTACTTATATGAATATTGATCAAGAAAATCGTCGGCTGGAGATAGGGTCTACTTGGTACCGCCAGTCAGTTCAGCGCACGGCGATCAATACTGAATGTAAATTAATGCTATTACGTTATGCATTCGTTGACTTAGCTTGTATTGCCGTCGAATTTCGTACACATTTTTTTAATCATCAAAGCCGAAAAGGCATTGAGAGATTGGGCGCAAAACTAGACGGTGTATTGCGAAGCCACCAGATTAATCGCCATCCAGATGCCAAAGATAGTCTTCGAGATACCTGTGTATACAGCATTCTGGCGGGTGAATTTCCTGCCGTAGATGCGCATTTGAGCTTTCAATTGCACTCGTCTAATTTATAA
- a CDS encoding SRPBCC family protein has product MRLLIHFLLIASFGVALAQEASTPFDLRVGVTKLGDRFQVIASYEVPITVCEAFSFITDYEGIKNLPGVVDSKVLSRTGNKVRVARLLEERILFIPFEMRSELQYVEVPNKALFFEQLSGDTKYYKGSWRLLPEKNSTVFKYDAQVEPSSLVPSVVIEYFIKNVVHRQFESMAEMASLKKSVPSKSCK; this is encoded by the coding sequence ATGAGGCTGCTAATCCACTTTCTTCTGATTGCATCATTTGGTGTTGCTCTTGCGCAAGAGGCATCCACTCCTTTTGACTTAAGAGTGGGAGTCACTAAATTGGGCGATCGCTTTCAAGTGATTGCTAGCTATGAGGTACCCATTACTGTATGCGAGGCCTTCTCATTTATTACTGACTATGAAGGCATCAAAAATTTACCTGGAGTAGTTGATTCAAAAGTACTCTCCAGAACGGGTAATAAAGTCAGGGTTGCCCGCTTGCTTGAAGAGAGAATTTTATTTATTCCATTTGAGATGCGATCCGAGCTTCAGTACGTTGAAGTCCCCAATAAAGCCTTGTTCTTTGAGCAGCTCAGTGGAGACACTAAGTATTACAAGGGAAGCTGGCGACTATTGCCCGAGAAGAATTCCACAGTCTTTAAATATGATGCGCAGGTTGAGCCAAGCTCTTTGGTGCCATCAGTGGTGATCGAGTACTTCATTAAAAATGTTGTCCATCGTCAGTTCGAGTCCATGGCTGAGATGGCATCACTCAAGAAGTCAGTCCCTTCAAAGTCGTGCAAGTAG
- a CDS encoding phasin family protein, which translates to MFNNQFAGNQAKSVESARALGQTAFENAQELAEINYQAAQQAVANAQAKAAELLKGKDAKAALDLLQSPEVQEAVAEVAAYQKKVAAVLRRGNQELVEAVEAAIDQSQDDLKSFVATATSKAPAGSEAYVSAFTSAFNTAMQNFDQVRSSTQDAFANFEKSVETAMKSAQGQFGQTAKSTKSRAK; encoded by the coding sequence ATGTTCAATAATCAATTCGCAGGAAATCAGGCTAAATCCGTAGAGAGCGCTCGTGCTCTGGGTCAAACCGCCTTTGAGAATGCCCAAGAGTTGGCAGAAATCAATTATCAAGCAGCGCAACAAGCTGTAGCAAATGCGCAAGCAAAAGCTGCGGAGTTGTTAAAAGGTAAAGATGCCAAAGCCGCATTAGATCTTTTACAAAGCCCAGAGGTACAAGAAGCCGTTGCTGAAGTTGCCGCTTATCAGAAAAAAGTTGCAGCGGTGCTACGCCGTGGTAACCAGGAGTTGGTTGAGGCCGTAGAAGCTGCCATTGACCAATCACAGGATGATTTGAAGAGCTTTGTGGCGACAGCTACATCAAAAGCGCCTGCTGGTTCTGAGGCATATGTCAGCGCCTTCACATCTGCATTCAATACGGCAATGCAAAATTTTGATCAAGTGCGTTCAAGCACTCAAGACGCTTTTGCAAACTTTGAGAAAAGTGTTGAAACGGCAATGAAAAGTGCACAAGGTCAGTTTGGCCAGACAGCAAAATCAACAAAAAGTCGCGCCAAGTAA
- a CDS encoding BLUF domain-containing protein: protein MSESTLISVSYISKATQDMGVLALMRLTDQAAQRNKKLGISGVLFYENQHFGQILEGPRSEVLKIWEKIQADPRHQQVRLLKMEEITARSFPAWSMRFFLAKEILEKMPSLTGVLDGLPEHDIELLRLMRASAE from the coding sequence ATGAGTGAGTCCACATTGATTTCCGTAAGTTATATCAGTAAGGCAACGCAGGATATGGGTGTCTTGGCTTTAATGCGCCTTACGGATCAAGCGGCGCAGCGCAATAAAAAGCTAGGTATATCCGGGGTGCTCTTCTACGAAAACCAACACTTTGGTCAAATATTAGAGGGGCCTCGTAGTGAGGTCCTGAAAATATGGGAGAAAATTCAAGCAGATCCTCGACATCAACAGGTACGCCTTTTGAAGATGGAGGAAATTACAGCCAGAAGCTTCCCTGCCTGGTCAATGCGTTTTTTCTTGGCAAAAGAAATTCTTGAAAAGATGCCAAGCCTCACTGGAGTATTAGATGGTTTGCCAGAGCATGACATCGAGCTCCTGAGGTTAATGCGCGCGTCTGCAGAATAA